The genomic region CGTCGTCGAGCACCTGCAACAGGACGTTGAAGACGTCAGGATGCGCCTTCTCGATCTCGTCGAACAGCACGACCTGGTAAGGCCGGCGCCGCACCGCCTCGGTGAGCGCACCGCCCTCGTCATAGCCGACATAGCCCGGAGGCGCGCCGATCAGCCGCGAGACCGAGTGCTTCTCCATGTATTCGGACATGTCGAGGCGGACCATCGCGGTCTCGTCGTTGAACAGGTACTCCGCGAGAGCCTTGGTCAGCTCGGTCTTGCCGACGCCGGTGGGGCCCAGGAACATGAACGAGCCGGTCGGCCGGTTCGGGTCCTGCAGGCCGGCGCGCGAGCGGCGCACGGCGGTTGCGACCGCACGCACGGCTTCGGCCTGGCCGACGACGCGCTTGCCGAGCTGCTCCTCCATCTTCAGGAGCTTCTCCTTCTCGCCTTCCAGCATCTTGTCGACGGGCACGCCGGTCCAGCGCGAGACCACCTGCGCAATGTGGTTGGCGGTGACCGCCTCCTCCATCATCTCGCCGGCGTTCTGCATTGTATTATCCTTGGCCTCGATATCCGCGAGCTGCTTCTCGAGCTGCGGGATCCGTCCATAGGCCAGCTCGCCGGCCTTCTGGAATTCGCCGCGACGCTGCGCGTTGGCGAGCTCGACACGAAGTGCGTCGAGCTCGGCCTTCAGCTTCTGAGCGTCGGAGAGCTTGCTCTTCTCCGCGCTCCAGCGCGCCGTCAGCGCCGCCGACTTCTCCTCGAGCTCGGCGAGGTCCTTCTCCAGCGTCTGGAGCCGGGTCTTGGAGCCGGGATCGCTTTCCTTCTTCAGCGCCTCCTGCTCGATCTTGAGCCGGATGATCTCGCGATCGAGCGAATCCAGCTCTTCCGGCTTGGAATCGACCTGCATCTTCAGCCGCGCCGCGGCCTCGTCCATGAGGTCGATCGCCTTGTCGGGCAGGAAACGGTCGGTGATGTAGCGGTTGGACAGGGTTGCAGACGCCACCAGTGCGGAATCGGTGATCCGCACGCCGTGGTGCTGCTCGTACTTGTCCTTCAGCCCGCGCAGGATCGAGATGGTGTCCTCGACCGAGGGCTCGCTGACGAAGATCGGCTGGAAGCGCCGCGCCAGCGCGGCATCCTTCTCGACGTGCTTCTGATATTCGTCGAGCGTGGTCGCGCCGATGCAGTGCAGCTCGCCGCGCGCGAGCGCGGGCTTGAGCAGGTTGGAGGCGTCCATCGCGCCGTCGCCCTTGCCGGCGCCGATCAGCGTGTGCATCTCGTCGATGAACAGGATGAAGGTGCCCTCGCTCCCGGTCACTTCCTGCAGCACCGCCTTCAGCCGCTCCTCGAACTCGCCGCGATACTTCGCGCCTGCGATCAGTGCGCCGAGGTCGAGCGCGAGCAGCTTCTTGTCCTTCAGGCTCTCCGGCACGTCGCCGTTGACGATGCGCAGCGCGAGGCCTTCGGCGATGGCGGTCTTGCCGACGCCGGGCTCGCCGATCAGGACGGGATTGTTCTTGGTCCTTCGCGACAGCACTTGAATCGTACGGCGGATCTCCTCGTCGCGGCCGATGACCGGATCGAGCTTGCCGTCGCGCGCGGCCTGGGTGAGGTCGCGGGCATATTTCTTCAGCGCGTCATAGGCGTTCTCGGCGGTCGCAGAGTCGGCCGTTCGGCCCTTGCGCAGCGCCTCGATCGCGGCGTTGAGGTTTTGCGGGGTGACGCCGCCCTTGGCGAGGATGGTGCCGGCCTCGCTGGTCTTCTCCAGCGTGAGCCCGAGCAAAAGCCGCTCGACGGTGACGAAGCTGTCGCCGGCCTTCTCGCCGGCCTTTTCGGCAGCGTCGAAAGTGCGGGCCAGTTCGGGCGCGAGATAGATCTGCCCGGCACCGCCGCCGGAGACCTTCGGCACCTTTTTGAGGGCGTCCTCGGTCGCCTTCAGAATTGCGCGGGAATTGCCGCCAGCGCGGTCGATCAGACCGGCGGCGAGCCCCTCATTGTCGTCCAGGAGGACTTTCAGGACGTGCAGGGTGGAAAACTGCTGGTGCCCCTCGCGCATCGCGAGCGACTGCGCGGACTGGATGAAGCCCCTGGAGCGTTCGGTATACTTCTCGATGTTCATCTTTTCTGTCCCTCGGCCTACCCTTGGGGCCCTCTTCAGGCACCCCAATACGGCATCTTCATTGGGTTTCCGCTGACCGCCTTGAGGTTTCTCAAGCGACAACGGCCGTCTTTCGCCGGCGTTGCTGCCGGCCTGAGCCAAATGTGGGAAGCGGGTTGCGGATGCGAAAGAGGCAACTTCACAATTTCGTGCGCGCGTGGGCGGGCTTGGCGGTGGCGGGCCGAATCCCTTAAGTAGCGGCATGACAGCCAGCCATACCGCCGAGATCACCGGCCTCTACCGCTACCCGATCAAGGGCCTGACGCCGGAGCGCCTGTCACGCGCCCCTTTGCGGGTGGGCCAGACCCTGCCGGCCGACCGCCGCTACGCCATCGAGAACGGCCCGAGCGGGTTCGACCCCGAGGCGCCCGAATGGAAGCCGAAAATCCAGTTTCTGATGCTGGCGCGCAATGAGCGGCTGGCCGAGCTCGACAGCCGGTTCGACGACGCCACTAACGTGCTGACGATCCGCAAGGATGGACAGATCGTCGCCAGCGGCGATCTCGAGACCGCCGCCGGGCGCGCCGCGATCGAGGCCTATTTCCGCGAAAACTTCCAGCCCGAGTTGAAGGGTCCGCCAAAGGTGCTGTCCGGCCGCGACCACAGCTTCTCCGACGTCGCCCGCAAGGTCATCTCCATCATCAATCTCGCCAGCGTCCGCGCCATCGAGACCATGCTCGGCGGCGTCGCCGTGCATCCGCTGCGCTTCCGCGCCAATCTTTACGTGAAAGGCTGGCCGGCCTGGTCGGAGCTCGACCTCGTCGGCCAAACCCTCGCGATCGGGCAGGCCCGGTTGAAGGTGATCAAGCGCATCGTTCGCTGCCCGGCCACCAATGTCGATCCGGAAACCGCCAAGCGCGATCTCGAAATTCCGCCCACGCTCTCGCGCCATCTCGGCCACATGGACTGCGGCATCTATGCCGAGGTGATCGCCGACGGTGAGATCGGCGTCGGCGATGTGGTGGCGGTGGAACAGCCGAGATTGGTGTGAGCCAACGCCGTCTCAACATACTCCGTCATTGCGAGCGCAGCGGTCGCGGTAGGGACGCTCATTGCTGAGCGCCCCCCGCACAGATCCGTACGTGCGGCTTTCCCGCATACGGCTCCCACCTCGGGTGAGTGACGGCGAAGCGTGTTCGGGGCCAAGGATGGAGGATTTGTGGCTTGGGGAGCAAGTCGGAGGCAAGCCGCGCAACCCGCTGCCACGTCGTGCCGTCGGTCTGGCTGCGGCGCCGAAGCATTCGCCTCCAGTGTTCGATGACGAAGTAGCGGAAGGCGGCAAGCGCTCGGCTGTTGGTCGGCACCGCATGGTAATTGAAGTACCCGGTGACGACCTGCCGCAGCCATTTGCCCTGTTCGAGCACCGACTGGTGCATGCGCCGTTGCAGCCCCTGCTTCACGGCTTGCAGCTTCGCCCGCATGCGATCCTTGCGAGACTTGCGCCTGATCTGGAACTTGCCTTGCCTGGATCGGCCGCAGATGAAGGTGAAGCCGAGGAAGCTGAAGGTCTCCGGCTTGCCGAGCCCGCGACGCCGGCGGTTGTCCTCCGCATGGCGTCCGAACTCGATCAGCCGGGTCTTCTCGGGATGCAGTGACAGCGCGAACTCCTTAAGCCGTATGCGCAGTTCTTCGAGGAAGTGCCGGGCCTCATCCTCATGCTCAAAGCCGACAATGAAGTCGTCGGCGTATCGCACGATGATCATGTCACCCGTGGCCTCGCGCCGTCGGAAGCGTTCGGCCCACAGATCAAGGGCATAGTGCAGGTAGATGTTGGCAAGCAGCGGCGAGATCACCGCCCCTTGCGCTGTCCCCTGCTCGCTGACCCTGACCGTCCCTTCTTCGAGGACACCCGCCTTGAGCCATTTGCGGATCAGGCGGATGATGCGCTGGTCGCCGATCCGATGCTCTACGAAGCGGATCAGCCATTCCTGGTCCACCGTGTCGAAGAACGCCCGGATGTCGGCGTCGACAATGAAGTTCACCTTTCTGCGCTCGATTCCGACCATGAGCGCATTCATCGCATCGTGCGTGCTGCGCCCGGGCCGGAACCCGTACGAGAACCCGAGGAAGTCTTCCTCATAGATCGCGTTGAGCACAGCGGCCGTTGCCCGCTGGACGATCTTGTCCTCAAGGGCCGCAATCGCCAGGGGTCGCTGCCGTCCGTCCGGCTTCGGGATATAGACCCGCCGCGACGGCTGTGGTCGATACGCGCCCCGGTGGATACGAGCATGCAGGTCCTCGAGATTGGCCTTGAGGTTTTGCTCATAGTCCCGCCACGTCACCCCGTCCGCGCCCGCCGCGGCATGCTTCTTCAGCGCGAAGAACTCCGCCGCGAGCAGGTCGGGATTGATGTGGTGGAGCAGCGCGGTGAACCTCTCCTTCTTCCTTTCCCTTGCCGTTCGCCGTATGCGTTCCAGCGCAGGTGTCACGCTTGTCCGGCTCGGCGTCCGGGACGTGCTTTGCTGGTCCGCATTCCCCTCGGTCACGGCCCTTTGCTCCACCTGCTCCTCCGCGGATCGCTCCGCTTCGTTCGCCGGCTTCCCAGCTACTACGGCCGCATCCGACTTCCCGCACCTGTTCATCATCGGCTTCGGCTCCTCGCCTTCCCGATGCGGACCTTGGAGGCTTGTTGCCATCGGCCAGATGCGGGACCTCCCAGGTTCCGACACGATCCCTTCCTGCGTGATGGGGTCTTCGACCACGGCAGAGCGTCAGTCCCTCGCATAGCGGGACCGCACATGTTGCCTTCGACGTTGCTTACCGTCTCGGCCTCTGCGAGTTTCTGTCTTTCGCGGCTCAATAGCCCACCCCACAGGATCGCTGTGTACGCTTCGCAGCCGCCGTCACCGGCGACCACGCAACACTCGCTACCGGGCGCCCGCTACGGCCTACCCGGACCGGTCTTCCACCGGCTGGATCGCGCCAGCTTCTCCTGGCGCACAAGCAATCCAGGAATGCATTTGCGGAAACAGTCTGGATTGCTTCGTCGCAAGAGCTCCTCGCAATGACGAGGCTCAATTCGGCATCACATACGCATAGATCCGGCCACGCGAGACCGGGGCTTCGCGGACGCGGTTGCCGTTGTTGCCGGAGATCATGATCGGATTGCCCTGCGCGTCGATGCCGGTGATGATGCCGACATGGCCGCCGCGGCCGCCGCGCGACATCACGGCGATGGCGCCGACCTGTGGACCGGAGATGCGCGTGCCGTAGCGCGCGAACGAGTTCGCCATGTCGGAGCCGGTGCCGCGATGTCCGGTGTGCTCCAGCACCATGTTCATGAAGCGCGCGCACCATAGGCTGCCGCGCCCGGTCGGATTGCTGCCGATATAGCGGCGCGCCTCGGACACGAGGCCCGATCCGCCACCGAAGCCGCCGCTTGGGACAAGCGCGTTGCCAGCCATGCCGCCATTGTTGGCGTTGGGATCGTAGCTCGCCTGGGTGTCGGCGAAACCGCTCGCCTGCAATTGCGCTGCGCTGCGCTCGAAGCGCGAGCTGCGGGCATGATGGCGATGATAATGATGTCTGGCGTGGTGCACGTCAGCGTGCCGTTCTGCGCTATGACGATGATGCGGCCGAGCCGAGGCCGGAGAAACGAACGCGGCGACCGCCGCGAAGAAGAGCGCCAGCGCGACAACACAACGCGACAGGCGATACGCAAACAACTCAACCATTCTTCATCCCTAGTTGACACCCCACTTCCCGCCGGCCCGTGCAATGGCCGACATCCGTTTGGCCGTTAAGCCGCCCGATGTGGCGAGAAAAAGACGCGACGTCGGCGAATAGCTGCGATGATTTTGTGTCCATGCTCGGCTGCTGCTGCCGCATTGCCGACAACAGAATTAACTGCGATCCTCGAACACGGCTTGAAACAGAGGGAAACGGTTAATGCCCCACGCCACGACCAGGGACGGCATCCGCATTTATTTCGAGGAGGCGGGCCAGGGAACGCCGATACTTTTTCTGCATGAGTTCGCGGCCGACTACACCAATTGGGAGCCGCAGATGCGCTACTTCTCGCGCGGCCATCGCTGCATCACCTATTCGGCGCGCGGCTACACGCCGTCGGACGTCCCTGGCGGCGAGGTCTACACTTACACGCATTTCTACACCGACGCGCTCGCCGTGCTCGATCATCTCGGCATCGAGCGCGCGCATCTCGTCGGCCTGTCGATGGGCGCCTATTCCTCGCTGCAGATCGGATTGAACGCGCCGCAGCGCGCGCTGTCGATGACGCTGGCCGGCATCGGCTCCGGCTCGGAGCTCGAGAACCTCGAGGCGTGGCGCAAGCAATGCCGCGCCAATGCCGAGCAGTTCGAGACGCTGGGCTCCGCCGAGGTCGCAAAAGTCACGCGCGAGGCGCCGAGCCGGATTCCGTTCCTGGTGAAGGACCCGCGCGGTCACGCCGATTTCTACGCCGCACTGGCGCGGCACGATGCCAAGGGATCGGCGCGTACCATGCGCGGATTCCAGGGCGGCCGTCCCTCGATCTACACGATGACGGACGCGATCAGAGGCGCAGCAACACCCGCGCTGATCATCTGCGGCGACGAGGACGATCCGTGCATCGGGCCGAGCCTGTTCCTGAAGAAGCACCTGCCTGCGGCGGGGCTCGCGATGTTTCCGAAGTCGGGTCACGTGCTCAATCTGGAAGAGCCCGCGTTGTTCAACGAGAATGTCCAGCGGTTCGTGACGCTGGTGGAAGCGGGGCGCTGGCCAGTGCGGGATCCGCGTTCTCTAGCGGCGCATTAGAGCGAAGGCGCCGCCAAACGCTCCATCTCGTAGCCCGGATGGAGCGCAAGCGTAATCCGGGACCTCGAGGGCGGCGCGACCTGCCCCGGATTGCGCTCCGCTCCATCCGGGCTACGGGAAACTACTTCCCTCCACCGCGGCTCAGCAAGAACACCGCCTGCTCGCCGAACATGTTCCACACCCACCAAGGCAGGTTCAGCGGCACCGGGCGGCCGTAGAGATCGAGCGCGACCGAGCGCTCCATCTTGACGTTGATCTCGTCGCAGAGCTGCACGAAATCCTTGATGGTGCAGAAATGGATGTTGGCGGTGTCGTACCAGGTCGCCGGCAGATTCTCCGTGCGCGGCATGTGGCCGCCGATCAGGAGCTGGAGCCGCATCTTCCAGAACCCGAAATTCGGGAACGAGACGATGGCGCGGCGGCCGATGCGCAGCAAGTTCTCCAGCACGACCTTCGGCTGCCGCGTCGCCTGCAGCGTCTGCGACAGGATCACGTAGTCGAAGGCATCGTCGGGATAATTGACGAGATCGGTATCGGCATCGCCCTGCACCACCGCAAGCCCCTTGGCGACACAGCGGTTGACGCCCTCGCGCGACAATTCGATGCCGCGGCCGTCGATGCCGCGGGTCTCCAGCAGCTGAAGCAGATCGCCGTCGCCGCAGCCGACGTCGAGCACCTTCGAGCCCGGCTTGACCATCTCGGCGACCAGCAGATGATCGGCGCGAAACTGGCCGGACGACGCGGTGGCAACGCCGTTCAGCGGGAGCACTTCCTGGACGGACATCGCTAGCGGTCCTCGAGGCTGAGCCCGCGAGCCTTGCCTGCCGAGTGCAGGAAGGCGCGGGAGATGTCGAAAAATTCGGGCACGTCGAGCAGGAAGGCGTCGTGGCCGCGATCGGTCTCGATCTCGGCGAACGACACCCGCGCGCTCGAAGCATTCAGCGCGTGCACCAGCGCGCGCGATTCCGAGGTCGGGAACAGCCAGTCGCTGGTGAAGGAGACCACGCAGAAGCGGGTCTTGATGTCGGCGAAGGCCTTGGCCAGCACGCCGCCGTGGTCGGCGGCGATGTCGAAATAGTCCATCGCGCGCGTCAGATATAGATAGGAATTGGCGTCGAAGCGCTCGACGAAGGACGAGCCCTGGTAACGCAGATAGCTTTCGACCTGGAAGTCGGCGTCGAACGAGAAGGTCGGCAGCTCGCGGTCCTGCATGCGCCGGCCGAACTTGCGGTGCAGCGCCGCGTCCGAGAGATAGGTGATGTGCGCCGCCATCCGCGCCACCGCGAGCCCGCGATGCGGATGGATGCCGCGATCGGCATAGCCGCCGCCGTGCCAGTCGGGGTCGGCCATCACAGCCTGGCGGCCGAGCTCGTGGAAGGCGATGTTCTGCGCCGAGTGCCGCGTCGCGCAGGCGATCGCCAGCGCGGAGAACACGCGCTCAGGATAGGCCGCAGTCCACTGCAGCACCTGCATGCCGCCCATCGAGCCGCCGACGACGGCGAACAGCGTGTCGATGCCGAGCCGGTCGATCAGCATGGCCTGCGCGCGCACCATGTCGGGGATGGTGATGACGGGGAAGTCCAGGCCCCAGACCTTGCCTGTGGCGGGATTGATCGAGGCCGGCCCGGTCGAGCCCATGCACCCGCCGATCACGTTGGAGCAGATGATGAAGTAGTGCTTGGGGTCGATGGGGCGGCCGGGGCCGACCAGCGTCTCCCACCAGCCGGGCTTGCCGGTGACGGGATGCACGTTGGCGACATGCTGATCGCCGGTCAGCGCATGGCAGATCAGCACCGCGTTGGAGCGATCGGCATTGAGCTCGCCATAGGTCTGGTAGGCGATCTGGAACGGGGAGAGATCGACGCCGCAATCTAGCCGCAGCGGCTGCTCGGTGCCGAAATGCGCAACCAGCGAGCTTGGATGGTCCACCTCGTGCGACCGCTCGTCGGCGCTGATCGCAGGACTCGGTATCGACTTGACGCTACCCATCTCGGACATCGACCTCGTTTGCGACTGGCTGCTCGACCGCGCCGCTGACATCAGGCCATGAAAAACCCGGCCTGAACGATAGGTTCGGCCGGGATCGGAAGCGTCCCCGGCCTGTTTAGCGAGTTTTTTAACGTGGCTGCAAGCCGGCCGGCTCAAATGACCACGGAACGGGCAAAAGCTACCGTCCTGGGCGGTTTTCGTCAAGTCGCGGCCCGGATCGGCCCAATTCGTCTCTGTCGCGTCGACCGAAAGAGACGTCATTTCTCTTTGCTTTCGCCGCCACGACTGCCTAATCAGGACATCCCCCATCGGAACGATCGACGACCAGACATGTCCCAACGTCCGCCCGCGCCACCATCGCTGCAGGAACTGCGCAAGGAGATCGATGCGATCGACGAGGGCATGCATCGGCTCCTCATGCAGCGCGGTGAGATCATCGATCGCCTGATCCAGGTGAAGCAGACCCAGGAGGTCGGCTCGGCGTTCCGCCCCGCGCGCGAGGCTTCCATGATGCGCGAGATCGTGCAGCGTCATCGCGGCATCCTGCCGCTCGACACAGTCGAGAGCATCTGGCGCGTCATCATCTCGACCTTCACTTATGTGCAGGCGCCGTTCTCCGTGCATGCCGATGTCTCGGTGAGCGAGCCGGCAATGCGCGATTCCGCGCGCTTCCATTTCGGCTTCACCGTGCCTTATGTCGCGCATTTCAGCGCGCAGGCCGCGGTCGAGGCGGTGGCAAAATCCAAGGGTGACCTGGCGCTGGTCTCGGCGACCTCGAGCCGCACGCCATGGTGGCTGGAGCTGGAAGCGGACGGCGCGCCCAAGATCATCGCGCGGATGCCCTTCATCGAGCGCGCCGACCATCCTGCCGCATTGCCGGTGTTCGCGATCTCGCGCGTCGCCGACAGTGCCCTGGTGACGGAGGTCGAGACCTTCAGCGTGCGCGTCTCCGGATGGAACGCCGAGGTCGCCCGCGCGCTGTCGCCGCTCGCCGAGATCGTGGCGGTGCCCGATACCGCCTTCGATGGCGCGGCGCTGCTGGTCTCGGTCACTGGCGCCACCAGCATCGACAAGATCAGGGCAGCCCTGATCGAGGCGGGGGCCTCGGTGCGCTCCGTGGCCCTCGTCGGCAGCCACGCAACGCGCTATACGGTGCCCCCGACCGGGCCGAAATCGTAAATCGCGAGCAGCCCAGCCTATCCGGAGTCCAAGATGTCCCGCCCCGTGCCGAATCCCGGCATTCTCGATATTGCGCCCTACACACCCGGCAAGAGCCCGGTGCCGGAGCCGGGCCGCAAGGTTTTCAAGCTCTCGGCCAACGAGACGCCGTTCGGGCCCTCGCCCAAGGCGATCGAGGCGTTCAAGCGCGTGGCGGATCATCTGGAGGACTATCCGGAAGGCACCTCGCGCGTGTTGCGCGAGGCGATCGGACGCTCGTTCGGGCTCGATCCCAACCGCATCATTTGCGGCGCCGGCTCCGACGAGATCCTCAATCTGCTCGCGCACACCTATCTCAGCCATGGCGACGAGGCGATCTCCACCACGCACGGCTTCCTGGTCTACCCGATCGCGACCATGGCGGTCGGCGCCAGGAACGTCATCGCGCGGGAGACCAACCTCACCGCTGACGTCGACGCCATCCTGAAGGCCGTAACGCCGAAGACGAAGCTGGTCTGGCTCGCCAACCCCAACAACCCGACCGGCACCTATCTGCCGTTCGACGAGGTCAAGCGGCTGCGCGCCGGCCTGCCATCGCACGTGCTCTTGGTGCTGGACGCTGCCTATTGCGACTACGTCTCGCGCAACGACTACGAGATGGGGATCGAGCTCGTCGCCACCACCGAGAACACGGTGGTGACGCACACCTTCTCGAAGATCCATGGCCTCGCCGCGCTGCGCATCGGCTGGATGTTCGGGCCCGAGCACATCATCGACGCGGTCAACCGCATCCGCGGTCCCTTCAACGTGTCGACGCCTGCGATGTATGCCGCGGTCGCCGCAATCGAGGACACCGCGCATCAGGCGATGTCGAAGCAGTTCACCGAAACCTGGCGCAACTGGCTCACCGAGGAGATCGGCAAGCTCGGGCTGAAGGTGACGCCGAGCGTCGCCAATTTCGTGCTGATCCATTTCCCGACGGACAAAGGCAAGACCGCTGACGACGCCGACGCCTTCCTGACCAAGCGGGGACTCGTGCTGCGCGGCTTGAAGAACTACGGCCTGCCGCATGCGCTGCGCATGACCATCGGCACCGAGGAGGCCAACCGCCTCGTCGTCGAAGGCTTGCGCGACTTCATGGGCGGCAAATGAGTGCGCAGGCGCACTTCCAGCGCGTTGCGCTGATCGGCTTCGGCCTGATCGGCGGCTCGATCGCGCGCGCTGCGAAACTCCAGGGGCTGGCCGGTGAAATCGTCACCACCGCACGCTCCGAGAAGACGCGCGCACGCGTCGCCGAGCTCGGCATCGTCGATCAGGTCGTGGCGACCAATGCGGAGGCCGTGAAGGATGCCGATCTCGTCATCCTCTGCATTCCCGTCGGCGCCTGCGGACCCGTGGCGCAGGAGATCGCGCCGCATCTGAAGCCGGGGGCGATCGTCTCCGACGTCGGCTCGGTCAAGGGCGCGGTGGTCAGGGACATGGCGCCGCATCTGCCGAGCGGCATTCATTTCGTGCCGGCGCATCCGGTGGCGGGCACCGAGCATTCCGGCCCGGATTCCGGCTTTGCCGAGCTCTTCATCAACCGCTGGTGTATCCTGACCCCGCCTGACGGCGTCGATGCAGCGGCGACCGACCGCCTGCGCGCGTTCTGGGCGGCGATGGGCGCCAAGGTCGAGGTGATGACGCCCGATCATCATGACCTCGTGCTCGCCATCACCAG from Bradyrhizobium sp. CB1015 harbors:
- a CDS encoding prephenate/arogenate dehydrogenase family protein: MSAQAHFQRVALIGFGLIGGSIARAAKLQGLAGEIVTTARSEKTRARVAELGIVDQVVATNAEAVKDADLVILCIPVGACGPVAQEIAPHLKPGAIVSDVGSVKGAVVRDMAPHLPSGIHFVPAHPVAGTEHSGPDSGFAELFINRWCILTPPDGVDAAATDRLRAFWAAMGAKVEVMTPDHHDLVLAITSHLPHLIAYTIVGTADELAQVTESEVIKFSAGGFRDFTRIAASDPTMWRDVFLANKEAVLEMLGTFTEDLAKLTRAIRRGDGEALFDHFTRTRAIRRGIVEIGQDSAAPDFGRPHAALKKP